One genomic segment of Streptomyces sp. RKND-216 includes these proteins:
- a CDS encoding transcriptional repressor, translating into MSDLLGRLRARGWRMTAQRRVVAEVLDGDHIHLTADEVLSRATARLPEISRATVYNALGELVSLGEVLEVVDGRAKRYDPNARPHHHLTCSACGTIRDVHPAGDPLDLLPAAERHGFQVTTAEITFRGRCPTCTTAPG; encoded by the coding sequence ATGAGTGACCTGCTGGGACGGCTTCGAGCACGTGGCTGGCGGATGACCGCTCAACGCCGGGTGGTCGCCGAGGTACTCGACGGCGACCACATCCACCTCACCGCGGACGAGGTACTGTCGCGCGCGACCGCGCGTCTTCCGGAGATCTCCCGCGCCACCGTCTACAACGCGCTCGGCGAACTCGTCTCCCTCGGCGAGGTGCTCGAGGTCGTCGACGGCCGCGCCAAGCGCTACGACCCCAACGCCCGCCCCCACCACCACCTGACCTGCTCGGCCTGCGGCACCATCCGCGACGTCCACCCCGCCGGCGACCCCCTCGACCTCCTCCCCGCCGCCGAACGCCACGGCTTCCAGGTCACCACCGCCGAGATCACCTTCCGCGGCCGCTGCCCCACCTGCACCACCGCCCCCGGCTGA
- a CDS encoding TIGR00341 family protein — protein sequence MLPDSQRRSLEELAEDLDLSSGDSRAKRSAFWAMLFLSGVIAAGGVITDSTATVIGAMIIAPLSTPIMGVALGSVQRRRNGAARLVLFACLLVVALGAVFSVVLPDHYALLGNSQVASRTSPGLMDLVAALATGFAGAVALARRDVAAVLPGVAIAISLVPPLVVAGVCLGRLEGWLALGALVLFLSNLFALVFGGMVVFAALGYGRGEVRATGRPARRAYVAMSLLFAVVFVPLAANTALTLLLDVWRGKAKQAAEQWLADVPGASVTVVDTTSRTMRIHVRLPGELPPVGGLLDRLAGQLPDGVPVLVEVERGRLVDAGRVGG from the coding sequence GTGTTGCCCGATTCCCAGCGCCGTTCTCTGGAGGAGCTGGCAGAGGATCTGGACCTGTCGTCCGGGGACAGCCGGGCCAAGAGGTCGGCGTTCTGGGCGATGCTGTTTCTGTCGGGGGTCATCGCGGCGGGAGGGGTGATCACGGACTCGACGGCAACCGTGATCGGCGCGATGATCATCGCGCCGCTGTCGACGCCGATCATGGGCGTCGCTCTGGGATCGGTGCAACGCCGCCGGAACGGAGCGGCGAGGCTCGTGCTGTTCGCCTGCCTGCTGGTGGTCGCGCTCGGTGCCGTGTTCTCCGTGGTGCTGCCCGATCACTATGCCCTGCTGGGAAACAGCCAGGTCGCGTCGCGGACGTCCCCGGGGCTGATGGATCTGGTCGCCGCGTTGGCGACGGGCTTCGCCGGAGCGGTGGCCCTCGCGCGGCGGGACGTCGCCGCCGTGCTTCCCGGAGTCGCGATCGCGATCTCCCTGGTGCCGCCGCTGGTGGTGGCCGGCGTGTGCCTCGGGCGTTTGGAGGGGTGGTTGGCGCTGGGGGCGCTGGTGCTCTTCCTGTCCAACCTTTTCGCGCTGGTCTTCGGAGGGATGGTGGTGTTCGCCGCTCTGGGCTACGGTCGCGGCGAGGTCCGGGCGACCGGACGGCCCGCTCGGCGGGCGTACGTCGCCATGTCCCTGCTGTTCGCCGTCGTCTTCGTGCCGCTGGCGGCGAACACCGCACTCACCCTTCTGCTCGACGTCTGGCGGGGGAAGGCGAAGCAGGCAGCGGAGCAGTGGCTGGCCGACGTGCCGGGCGCGTCGGTCACCGTGGTGGACACGACGTCCCGAACGATGCGCATCCACGTCCGTCTCCCCGGCGAGCTGCCCCCGGTGGGTGGTCTGCTCGACCGCCTCGCGGGGCAGCTGCCGGACGGCGTGCCGGTGCTGGTGGAGGTGGAACGCGGCCGGCTGGTCGATGCGGGGCGGGTCGGTGGCTGA
- a CDS encoding alpha/beta hydrolase has protein sequence MEFRRVLRSSTAVVVGAALLISGCTSDDGGSDKSESKQPLPTSTRPPGGDAAPLRPLPKKIPAVLQTYYEQDLKWGECGTIGFECANLTVPLDYDDPSAGSDLQLAVSRKKAPGGGDPVGSLMVNPGGPGGSAIDYLQQAAAVGFPPELRENYDIVGMDPRGVGRSEPVECLSDREMDGYTRTDQTPDDPGEVDELVTAYKNFAEGCEQRTSGLLAHVSTRDVARDMDVLRAALGDEKLYYYGASYGTYLGATYAGLFPSRTGRLVLDGAMDPSLEAVDINRQQTGGFATAFRAFAEDCVERRNCPLGNGTTRQAGKKLGAFFEKVDDKPLETGESRTLTESLATTGVIQAMYTQVYWPRLRAALADGMEGDGAGLLALADAYYERAADGSYGNIMFANPAVNCLDLPPAFSGPAEVRDGVASFEKVSPVFGRTFAWASLNCAYWQVEHTGEPHRIAANGAAPMIVVGTTRDPATPYAWAQGLAGQMKTADLLTYDGDGHTAFMQGSRCIDEAITRYYVDGDMPPEGKRCS, from the coding sequence ATGGAATTCAGGCGTGTGCTCCGTTCCTCCACAGCCGTCGTGGTCGGCGCCGCGCTGCTGATCTCCGGCTGCACCTCGGATGACGGCGGGTCGGACAAGTCGGAGAGCAAGCAGCCGCTGCCCACCAGCACCCGTCCACCGGGCGGTGACGCTGCTCCGCTGCGTCCCCTGCCGAAGAAGATCCCCGCCGTCCTGCAGACGTACTACGAGCAGGACCTGAAGTGGGGCGAGTGCGGCACCATCGGCTTCGAGTGCGCGAACCTCACCGTGCCACTGGACTACGACGACCCCTCCGCGGGCTCCGACCTCCAACTCGCTGTGTCCCGCAAGAAGGCGCCGGGCGGGGGCGACCCCGTCGGCTCCCTGATGGTGAACCCGGGCGGCCCGGGCGGGTCCGCGATCGACTACCTGCAGCAGGCCGCTGCCGTGGGCTTCCCGCCCGAACTCCGCGAGAACTACGACATCGTCGGCATGGACCCGCGCGGCGTCGGACGCAGCGAGCCCGTCGAGTGCCTCTCCGACCGGGAGATGGACGGCTACACCCGCACCGACCAGACGCCCGACGACCCGGGCGAGGTCGACGAGCTGGTCACCGCGTACAAGAACTTCGCCGAGGGCTGCGAGCAGCGCACCAGCGGCCTCCTCGCGCACGTCTCCACCCGCGACGTCGCCCGCGACATGGACGTCCTGCGCGCCGCCCTGGGCGACGAGAAGCTGTACTACTACGGCGCCTCCTATGGCACCTACCTGGGCGCGACCTACGCGGGCCTCTTCCCCTCCCGCACCGGCCGCCTCGTGCTCGACGGCGCGATGGACCCCTCGCTGGAGGCCGTCGACATCAACCGGCAGCAGACGGGCGGCTTCGCCACCGCCTTCCGCGCCTTCGCCGAGGACTGTGTCGAACGGCGCAACTGCCCGCTCGGCAACGGCACCACCCGGCAGGCGGGCAAGAAACTCGGCGCGTTCTTCGAAAAGGTCGACGACAAGCCGCTGGAGACCGGCGAGTCCCGCACGCTGACCGAGTCGCTGGCCACCACGGGCGTCATCCAGGCCATGTACACACAGGTGTACTGGCCGCGTCTGCGCGCCGCTCTCGCCGACGGGATGGAAGGCGACGGCGCTGGCCTGCTTGCCCTCGCCGACGCCTACTACGAGCGCGCGGCCGACGGCTCCTACGGCAACATCATGTTCGCCAACCCGGCCGTGAACTGCCTCGACCTCCCGCCGGCCTTCTCCGGCCCGGCAGAGGTCAGGGACGGGGTGGCCTCCTTCGAGAAGGTGTCCCCCGTCTTCGGCCGCACCTTCGCCTGGGCCTCGCTGAACTGCGCCTACTGGCAGGTCGAGCACACGGGCGAGCCGCACCGCATCGCGGCGAACGGCGCGGCGCCCATGATCGTCGTCGGCACCACCCGCGACCCGGCCACCCCGTACGCCTGGGCCCAGGGCCTCGCCGGCCAGATGAAGACCGCCGACCTGCTGACCTACGACGGCGACGGCCACACCGCCTTCATGCAGGGCAGCCGCTGCATCGACGAGGCGATCACCCGCTACTACGTCGACGGCGACATGCCGCCCGAGGGCAAGCGCTGCTCCTGA
- a CDS encoding DNA polymerase III subunit delta' codes for MPVWDDVVGQARAVEQLAAAARDADAYVTAEATGEPVALSGSAMTHAWLFTGPPGCGRSTAARAFAAALQCVSPDRALGGQPGCGFCDGCHTSLVGTHADVEVVRTDLLTIGVKETRDLVRRAQMSPAGGRWQVIVLEDADRLTEGAGNVLLKAVEEPASRTVWLLCAPSTEDVLPTIRSRCRTLSLRTPPVDAVADMLVRRDGVEPGPAAAAARATQGHIGRARRLATDERARARRAAVLRLPQRVADIGGALKAAQELVDAAAEDAKQAAEEIDAKETEELRTALGASEGKRLPRGTAGAMKELEDRQKRRATRTQRDSLDLALTDLTGFYRDVLARQFGSTAALADEEAGDAVTQLAASSRPEQTLRRIEAILECRTALDRNVAPLLAVEAMAMSLRAG; via the coding sequence ATGCCCGTTTGGGACGACGTCGTCGGCCAGGCGCGGGCCGTCGAGCAGCTTGCCGCCGCCGCCCGGGACGCGGACGCGTACGTCACCGCGGAGGCAACCGGCGAGCCGGTCGCCCTGTCCGGCTCCGCCATGACGCACGCCTGGCTGTTCACCGGCCCGCCCGGCTGCGGCCGTTCCACCGCCGCCCGCGCCTTCGCCGCCGCGCTCCAGTGCGTCAGCCCGGACCGTGCCCTCGGCGGGCAGCCCGGCTGCGGCTTCTGCGACGGCTGCCACACCTCCCTCGTCGGCACGCACGCCGACGTCGAGGTGGTCCGAACCGACCTGCTCACCATCGGCGTCAAGGAGACCCGCGACCTGGTGCGCCGCGCCCAGATGTCGCCGGCCGGCGGACGGTGGCAGGTGATCGTGCTGGAGGACGCCGACCGTCTCACCGAGGGCGCGGGGAACGTGCTGCTGAAGGCCGTCGAGGAGCCCGCGTCGCGCACCGTGTGGCTGCTGTGCGCGCCGTCCACCGAGGACGTCCTGCCCACCATCCGCTCCCGTTGCCGCACCCTCTCCCTCCGTACGCCGCCGGTGGACGCCGTCGCGGACATGCTGGTCCGCCGGGACGGCGTCGAACCGGGCCCGGCCGCGGCCGCCGCCCGCGCCACTCAGGGGCACATCGGCCGGGCGCGCCGCCTCGCGACCGACGAGCGGGCCCGCGCCCGTCGCGCCGCGGTGCTCCGCCTGCCGCAGCGCGTCGCGGACATCGGCGGTGCGCTCAAGGCGGCCCAGGAACTGGTCGACGCCGCAGCCGAGGACGCCAAGCAGGCCGCGGAAGAGATCGACGCGAAGGAGACGGAGGAGCTGCGGACCGCACTCGGCGCCTCCGAGGGGAAGCGGCTGCCGCGCGGCACCGCGGGCGCGATGAAGGAGCTCGAGGACCGGCAGAAGCGCCGTGCGACCCGCACCCAGCGCGACTCCCTCGACCTGGCCCTCACCGACCTGACCGGCTTCTACCGCGACGTGCTGGCCAGACAGTTCGGCTCGACCGCGGCCCTCGCCGACGAGGAGGCCGGCGACGCCGTCACGCAGCTCGCCGCGAGCTCCCGGCCCGAGCAGACGCTGCGCCGCATCGAGGCGATCCTGGAGTGCCGTACGGCCCTGGACCGCAACGTCGCGCCGCTGCTCGCGGTGGAGGCCATGGCGATGTCGCTGCGCGCGGGCTGA
- the tmk gene encoding dTMP kinase: protein MTRSEQPTGVDTDNSAADDALAADSRERAVGALLRYGPLRRLWSAQFTGGVADVLGLLVLLLLALKAAAIAPVVGGDPVFGGGYRGVAFVVAAVFGARLLATLLFGAVLLGPLSSLTASGGPLDRRWTMMVADGLRAVVLIIAPLWNDWVPRTAFVAILATVFVTGAAERVFAVAKDSTAPALLPAPPPEGAAVRPLPDHADALRRLWTRTGFVAFPIAAAGLVVITLVSNLLGSGIGWFTTHQAALAGYVAAGLFAGSLSVLAFLELPDSATARPRSPLQGLRRPRRDDAREKGRTGAVPLLVLGCAAIAGAIGAAVSVAALEAASLGGGPVAFGLLVLALTGGTAFGIRLAPRVLSALSRRRLFAVAVAVTGVALLATGLTPDTATMLGLALLSGLAAGVAAHTGHTLLDQETEEPRRARLTAHLQAVVRVTVALAAVVAPVLAAFIGPHRVQAADFVFEHDGAAFVLMLAGALLLPVAAVVLGRTDDRHGVPLRRDLREALRGAQPTQAPAARGFFIAVEGGDGAGKSTQVEALAEWIRGKGHEVVVTREPGATPIGKRLRAILLDVSSAGLSDRAEALLYAADRAEHVDTVVRPALERGAVVLSDRYIDSSVAYQGAGRDLSPTEIARISRWATDGLVPHLTVLLDISPQTARERFTEAPDRLESEPDAFHQRVRSGFLSLAAADPARYVVVDAGQEPEAVTTVVRHRLDQVLPLSEQEVQAREDARRAAEEEARRRAEEEAARKAEEERQERERQEQLRRLREAEAEEKRRQEEQERQQEEARRAAEARRRAEEQRRRAEEERERREAEERTRREEEERRRRLAEEETRLRAEAEERRLEKQRKAEESLMRAEQAREAESTRREDAAETAPMPRIDMRKDTASGPAHEGDPDSEETTQLPQQLPGADAPAEDETTVLPAVSPDEETAEVPQVERTREMPRVEDESGQENGGRKGRRRRREWAEETPLDDMPTLADELLGSRDEDEDRGDR from the coding sequence GCTGCTCGCACTCAAGGCCGCCGCGATCGCCCCCGTCGTCGGCGGCGACCCGGTCTTCGGCGGCGGCTACCGCGGGGTCGCCTTCGTCGTGGCCGCCGTTTTCGGGGCACGCCTGCTGGCCACCCTGCTCTTCGGCGCCGTGCTGCTTGGTCCGCTCTCTTCGCTCACCGCCTCCGGCGGCCCCCTGGACCGGCGCTGGACGATGATGGTCGCCGACGGGCTGCGTGCGGTCGTGCTGATCATCGCCCCGCTGTGGAACGACTGGGTGCCGAGGACCGCCTTCGTCGCGATCCTGGCGACCGTCTTCGTCACCGGCGCCGCGGAGCGCGTGTTCGCCGTGGCCAAGGACAGCACCGCTCCCGCGCTGCTGCCTGCGCCCCCGCCGGAGGGCGCCGCCGTGCGCCCGCTGCCCGACCACGCCGACGCGCTGCGCCGCCTGTGGACGCGCACCGGCTTCGTCGCCTTCCCCATCGCCGCCGCTGGGCTGGTGGTGATCACGCTCGTCTCCAATCTGCTCGGTTCCGGCATCGGCTGGTTCACCACCCACCAGGCAGCGCTCGCCGGGTACGTCGCGGCCGGTCTCTTCGCCGGTTCGCTGTCCGTCCTGGCCTTCCTCGAACTTCCCGACTCCGCGACGGCGCGCCCCCGTTCGCCCCTCCAGGGCCTGCGCCGCCCGCGCAGGGACGACGCCCGGGAGAAGGGCCGCACGGGCGCGGTCCCCCTGCTCGTCCTCGGCTGCGCGGCGATCGCCGGCGCCATCGGCGCAGCCGTCTCCGTGGCCGCGCTGGAAGCCGCCAGCCTGGGCGGCGGCCCGGTGGCGTTCGGCCTGCTGGTGCTCGCGCTCACCGGCGGCACCGCCTTCGGCATCCGGCTCGCCCCACGCGTGCTGTCCGCCCTGTCCCGCCGCCGCCTGTTCGCCGTCGCCGTCGCCGTCACCGGCGTGGCGCTGCTCGCGACGGGCCTCACGCCGGACACCGCGACGATGCTCGGCCTGGCTCTGCTCTCCGGCCTCGCCGCGGGCGTCGCCGCGCACACCGGCCACACCCTGCTGGACCAGGAGACCGAGGAGCCCCGCCGCGCCCGACTCACCGCGCACCTTCAGGCCGTCGTCCGCGTCACGGTGGCGCTGGCCGCGGTCGTCGCACCCGTGCTGGCCGCGTTCATCGGCCCGCACCGCGTGCAGGCCGCCGACTTCGTCTTCGAGCACGACGGCGCCGCGTTCGTGCTGATGCTCGCCGGCGCCCTGCTGCTGCCGGTCGCCGCCGTCGTGCTCGGCCGCACCGACGACCGCCACGGCGTGCCGCTCCGCCGCGACCTGCGGGAAGCCCTGCGCGGTGCCCAGCCGACCCAGGCGCCCGCCGCGCGCGGCTTCTTCATCGCCGTCGAGGGCGGCGACGGCGCCGGCAAGTCGACCCAGGTCGAAGCGCTGGCGGAGTGGATACGCGGCAAGGGCCACGAGGTCGTGGTGACCCGCGAGCCGGGCGCCACTCCCATCGGCAAGCGGCTCCGCGCGATCCTGCTCGACGTCTCCTCCGCCGGTCTCTCCGACCGCGCCGAGGCACTGCTCTACGCGGCGGACCGGGCCGAACACGTCGACACCGTCGTCCGGCCCGCGCTCGAACGCGGGGCCGTCGTCCTCTCCGACCGCTACATCGACTCCTCCGTCGCCTACCAGGGCGCCGGACGGGACCTCTCGCCCACCGAGATCGCACGGATCTCCCGCTGGGCCACGGACGGTCTGGTGCCCCACCTGACCGTCCTGCTCGACATCTCGCCGCAGACCGCGCGGGAACGCTTCACCGAGGCCCCGGACCGGCTGGAGTCCGAGCCGGACGCCTTCCACCAGCGCGTCCGCTCCGGCTTCCTGTCGCTGGCCGCTGCCGACCCCGCCCGGTACGTCGTCGTCGATGCCGGTCAGGAGCCCGAGGCCGTCACCACCGTCGTACGTCACCGGCTGGACCAGGTGCTGCCGCTCTCCGAGCAGGAGGTGCAGGCCCGCGAGGACGCCCGCAGGGCGGCCGAGGAGGAGGCCCGCCGCCGCGCCGAGGAGGAGGCCGCCCGAAAGGCCGAGGAGGAGCGCCAGGAGCGGGAGCGGCAGGAGCAGTTGCGCAGGCTCCGGGAGGCCGAGGCGGAGGAGAAGCGCCGCCAGGAGGAGCAGGAGCGGCAGCAGGAGGAGGCCCGCCGCGCGGCGGAGGCGCGGCGGCGTGCCGAGGAGCAGCGCCGTCGCGCGGAGGAGGAGCGCGAACGCCGCGAGGCGGAGGAGCGCACCCGCCGCGAGGAGGAGGAACGCCGTCGCCGGCTCGCGGAGGAGGAGACCCGCCTCCGTGCCGAGGCCGAGGAGCGCCGCCTGGAGAAGCAGCGCAAGGCGGAGGAGTCGCTGATGCGGGCGGAGCAGGCACGGGAGGCCGAATCCACCCGCCGCGAGGACGCCGCCGAGACCGCCCCGATGCCGCGTATCGACATGCGCAAGGACACCGCGTCCGGGCCGGCCCACGAAGGCGACCCGGACAGCGAGGAGACGACCCAGCTCCCGCAGCAGCTGCCCGGGGCCGATGCGCCGGCCGAGGACGAGACAACCGTCCTCCCCGCCGTCTCGCCGGACGAGGAGACCGCGGAGGTCCCCCAGGTCGAACGCACCCGGGAGATGCCGCGCGTCGAGGACGAGTCCGGCCAGGAGAACGGCGGGCGGAAGGGCCGCCGCCGGCGCCGCGAGTGGGCGGAGGAGACCCCGCTGGACGACATGCCGACGCTCGCGGACGAGTTGCTCGGCTCGCGCGACGAGGACGAGGACCGGGGCGACCGCTGA